The Alphaproteobacteria bacterium genome includes a region encoding these proteins:
- a CDS encoding DUF1127 domain-containing protein — protein sequence MSKLARPALPVERLNEPDQGTLPFAASRTDLDGRASKLRTEEVVRYGHAIAKTLAALWHLAVVRPIGRWLEHERAIRELSLLNDRELQDIGVAPGMIPYAVSSRSSLNDASNIANENSPKRAA from the coding sequence ATGTCCAAACTCGCAAGGCCTGCGTTGCCGGTGGAGCGTCTCAACGAGCCGGATCAGGGGACGCTACCCTTTGCGGCTAGTCGAACGGATCTGGACGGGCGCGCGAGCAAACTGCGCACGGAGGAGGTCGTTCGTTACGGCCACGCTATCGCGAAGACGCTGGCGGCGCTGTGGCACTTGGCGGTTGTCCGTCCGATCGGTCGATGGCTTGAGCACGAGCGCGCCATCCGAGAACTTTCATTGCTGAACGATCGAGAGCTGCAGGACATCGGTGTCGCACCGGGCATGATCCCGTACGCTGTGTCAAGCAGGTCGAGCCTCAACGACGCGTCCAACATCGCCAACGAGAACTCGCCGAAGCGCGCGGCGTAA
- a CDS encoding MaoC family dehydratase — MAKRYFEDFKVGERIETAGATLTESHMIDFALRYDPQPFHLDSVAAKDSIYGGIIASGFLTLAMSFRLFMQTGALGDANLGGPGFEEVKFLKPVRPGDTLRVVVEIVDARASQSKQDRGILTVRATTYNQSNEAVLSYTCPHLLKRRPR, encoded by the coding sequence TTGGCGAAACGATACTTCGAAGATTTCAAGGTGGGCGAGCGGATTGAAACCGCCGGCGCTACGCTTACCGAAAGTCATATGATCGACTTTGCACTTCGCTACGATCCTCAGCCCTTTCATCTCGACTCTGTCGCGGCCAAGGATTCGATTTATGGTGGCATCATCGCCAGCGGGTTTCTCACGCTTGCGATGAGTTTCCGCCTGTTCATGCAGACGGGCGCGCTTGGGGATGCCAATCTCGGCGGCCCCGGATTTGAGGAAGTGAAGTTCCTGAAACCGGTACGCCCGGGCGACACGCTCCGGGTCGTGGTCGAGATCGTCGACGCTCGAGCATCCCAATCGAAGCAGGACCGTGGCATACTCACAGTGCGCGCCACGACCTACAATCAAAGTAACGAAGCGGTCTTGAGTTATACTTGCCCGCACCTGTTGAAGCGCCGTCCGCGCTGA
- a CDS encoding transcriptional regulator GcvA: MGRRLPSLNALRAFEAAARLLSFTKAAEELNITPSAISHQIRGLEDYLGVRMFRRGSRALVLTDEGQNYLPVLRDAFDAIHAATARLAARQAEGPLNVSLLTSFAARWLIPRLPKFQALYPAIEVRLSTTVRIVDFRREDVDCAIRYGKGQWTGLTADLLLTEELFPVCSPKLLTGQKPLKTPRDLAGHVRIQTLLRPDDWRMWFNAVGISDIDPDAGPQFESSDLALRAAAESLGVAIASSTLVTEDLKKGTLVVPFDVKLSSAGAYYFVAPEDRRDQPKIIAFRDWLLAEVKRDARPLRVV; the protein is encoded by the coding sequence ATGGGCCGCCGCTTGCCGTCACTCAACGCGTTGCGCGCCTTCGAGGCTGCGGCAAGGCTTTTGAGCTTCACCAAGGCGGCCGAAGAGCTGAACATCACGCCGTCCGCCATCAGCCATCAGATTCGCGGACTCGAGGATTATCTAGGCGTGCGAATGTTCCGGCGGGGCAGCCGCGCGCTCGTGCTGACCGACGAGGGACAAAATTACCTGCCGGTGTTGCGGGACGCCTTCGATGCCATCCACGCGGCAACCGCGCGGCTTGCGGCGCGGCAGGCCGAGGGGCCGCTCAATGTGAGCCTTCTCACGAGTTTCGCGGCACGCTGGCTCATCCCTCGGCTGCCCAAATTTCAAGCACTTTATCCCGCGATTGAGGTGCGCCTGTCGACGACCGTGCGCATCGTCGACTTTCGCCGCGAGGATGTCGATTGCGCGATCCGCTACGGCAAGGGGCAATGGACAGGGCTGACCGCGGACCTTCTCCTGACCGAGGAACTTTTTCCCGTATGCAGCCCGAAACTGCTCACCGGACAGAAGCCGCTTAAGACACCGCGCGACCTCGCGGGTCATGTGCGCATTCAAACTTTGCTGCGCCCCGACGACTGGCGCATGTGGTTCAACGCAGTCGGTATTTCCGACATCGATCCGGACGCCGGGCCGCAGTTCGAAAGCTCCGACCTCGCCCTTCGCGCCGCGGCCGAATCGTTGGGCGTCGCGATCGCGAGTTCGACCCTCGTGACGGAGGACCTCAAGAAAGGAACGCTCGTCGTCCCGTTCGACGTGAAGCTCTCCTCGGCCGGCGCCTATTACTTTGTGGCGCCCGAAGACCGACGAGACCAGCCCAAGATCATTGCCTTTCGCGATTGGCTGCTCGCCGAGGTGAAGCGGGACGCACGCCCTCTTCGCGTCGTATGA
- a CDS encoding M48 family metallopeptidase, producing MTDRAPEHWDGRYNDGLVAAAYVVRVAVSARDLEIRGAEGQTHTSWPLDEVRFIERGGAHDHLRLARAEHPDRLTITTPGALAALERLCPALRKIAYKGPSWRAVAIGSAAALASFAFVFFVLLPLLARQAADWVSPELEAHLGNETANAIISIVSRLDDLKTKSETDQSAKVKSRECRASQGIAALKQLAGPIEAQLHVSIPVRIRVVNSPILNAMALPGGQILVFRGLIDFVKTPNEFAGVMAHEMAHIELHHPIEIAIERSANAFLVGLVLGDVFGGSAMAGMGQAMISARYSRDAERAADARGIMLLEGASLNPGPFAQFFKRLLEREGAYSDVASFLASHPATEERARLAALAPAEGRTALGDKDWKALKAICD from the coding sequence CGTGTCGCTGTTTCCGCGAGGGACCTCGAAATACGCGGCGCCGAAGGCCAAACCCACACGTCCTGGCCGCTTGACGAAGTGCGCTTTATCGAGCGGGGCGGAGCCCACGACCACCTTCGGCTTGCACGCGCCGAGCATCCGGACCGCCTCACGATCACGACGCCCGGTGCGCTTGCGGCACTTGAGCGGCTTTGCCCGGCACTTCGCAAAATCGCCTATAAAGGACCGAGCTGGCGCGCGGTGGCCATTGGCTCGGCGGCGGCGCTCGCCTCCTTCGCCTTCGTTTTCTTCGTCCTCCTGCCCCTTCTTGCGCGTCAGGCCGCCGATTGGGTCTCGCCTGAACTTGAGGCGCACTTGGGTAACGAGACCGCTAATGCCATCATTTCGATCGTGAGTCGGCTCGACGATCTCAAAACAAAATCGGAGACGGATCAATCCGCCAAAGTCAAATCGCGCGAATGTCGTGCCTCGCAAGGTATCGCGGCCCTGAAGCAACTTGCCGGTCCGATTGAAGCGCAACTCCACGTATCGATTCCTGTGCGTATCCGCGTCGTCAACAGCCCCATTTTGAATGCCATGGCCCTCCCCGGCGGCCAGATCCTGGTTTTTCGGGGGCTGATCGATTTCGTAAAGACGCCGAACGAATTCGCCGGGGTGATGGCCCACGAAATGGCGCACATCGAATTGCATCATCCAATCGAGATCGCGATCGAGCGCAGCGCAAACGCATTCCTGGTCGGTCTGGTTTTAGGCGACGTCTTCGGCGGCTCGGCCATGGCCGGCATGGGCCAGGCGATGATCTCGGCGCGTTACAGCCGCGATGCTGAGCGTGCTGCGGATGCGCGCGGGATCATGCTTTTGGAAGGTGCCAGCCTCAATCCCGGCCCTTTCGCTCAATTTTTCAAGCGCCTGCTGGAAAGAGAGGGCGCCTATAGTGATGTGGCCTCGTTCCTTGCGAGCCATCCGGCGACTGAAGAGCGCGCAAGGCTCGCGGCCCTGGCGCCAGCAGAAGGCCGGACCGCACTCGGCGATAAAGACTGGAAGGCGCTCAAGGCAATTTGCGACTGA
- a CDS encoding cysteine dioxygenase family protein codes for MESTVLACFIDDCRQLAHENPVPADCVLATAPLMHRLLTKAEGFLRPEHFRADSAHYSRNAIHIAEDKSLSLFALVWSPGQWTPIHDHGSWGVVGVLRGVLEERNYIRTDRGDGGDEGIVLQRGGVILLGEGTVTSFVPNPDHIHITGVPETRGQVVSLHLYGRQMDSFHIYDVGQGTRKRVHVAYNES; via the coding sequence ATGGAGAGCACCGTACTCGCTTGCTTCATCGACGATTGTCGGCAGCTGGCACACGAAAATCCCGTGCCGGCCGATTGTGTGCTTGCGACGGCGCCGCTCATGCATCGCCTTTTGACGAAGGCCGAAGGCTTCCTACGGCCCGAGCATTTCCGGGCCGATTCGGCACATTACTCCCGCAACGCCATCCATATCGCCGAGGACAAGAGCCTTTCGCTTTTCGCGCTCGTTTGGAGTCCCGGGCAGTGGACGCCGATCCACGATCACGGGAGTTGGGGCGTCGTCGGCGTTTTGCGCGGTGTGCTGGAGGAACGCAACTACATTCGGACCGATCGTGGCGACGGCGGGGACGAGGGAATCGTGCTCCAACGGGGCGGGGTCATTCTGCTCGGCGAAGGCACCGTGACGAGTTTCGTGCCGAACCCGGACCACATCCATATTACCGGCGTCCCCGAAACGCGGGGGCAAGTCGTAAGCCTCCACCTCTACGGGCGGCAGATGGACAGCTTCCACATCTATGACGTCGGGCAGGGGACGCGAAAACGCGTCCATGTCGCCTACAACGAAAGTTGA